One Megalopta genalis isolate 19385.01 chromosome 11, iyMegGena1_principal, whole genome shotgun sequence genomic region harbors:
- the Bap55 gene encoding brahma associated protein 55kD, translated as MSGGMLYGGDEIGALVFDLGHHSLRVGYAQEDTPKAEIPAVVGIGEDGNCTATKTEPMDIDDKKPDNNITQSGTKYYIDTTILHVPRKNMEVVSYMKDGMIEDWDHFEKVLDYTYSKVIQSDAEYHPVLFSESPWNVRSKRERLTELMFEKYNVPAYFLVKNAVLAAFANGRATGIVVDSGATHTSAVPVQDGFVLTQAIVKSPLGGDYISMQCRQFLQDNDIDLSPSYMVGSKEVVKDHDKPRWIKKKGLPEVTKSWHNYMVKKLIQDFQATVLQVSETPYDEKIVSTIPAVQYEFPTGYHQDFGSERFRIPEALFDPSMVQMRGGMVGNTMLGVGHIVQTSVGMCDVDVRPALYGSVVVTGGNSFIQGFPERLNRDLSMRIPSSMRLKLISVNGCAERRFGAWIGGSILASIGTFQQMWISSQEYEESGKSQVERKCP; from the exons ATGTCAGGAGGCATGCTTTATGGAGGAGATGAAATTGGAGCTTTGGTGTTTGACTTGGGTCATCATTCTTTAAGAGTTGGTTATGCTCAAGAGGATACTCCAAAGGCTGAAATTCCTGCCGTAGTAGGCATAGGAGAAGATGGCAATTGTACAGCTACCAAAACAGAACCCATGGACATCGATGACAAGAAGCCGGATAATAATATCACACAATCTGGGAccaaatattatattgatactACTATATTGCATGTTCCTCGAAAGAATATGGAAGTTGTAAGTTACATGAAAGATGGTATGATCGAGGACTGGGATCATTTTGAGAAg GTTTTAGATTATACTTACTCCAAAGTGATTCAGTCAGATGCAGAATATCATCCAGTATTGTTTTCCGAATCACCATGGAATGTTCGTAGTAAAAGAGAACGATTAACTGAACTAATGTTTGAAAAGTACAATGTACCAGCATACTTTTTGGTAAAAAATGCAGTGCTTGCTGCTTTTGCAAATGGTAGAGCAACTGGTATTGTTGTTGACAGCGGAGCAACACATACTTCTGCTGTACCTGTTCAAGATGGTTTTGTATTAACACAAGCAATAGTTAAATCCCCTCTTGGAGGAGACTATATTAGCATGCAATGTAGACAATTTCTTCAG GATAATGATATAGATCTATCTCCTTCTTATATGGTGGGTAGTAAAGAAGTTGTTAAAGATCATGACAAACCTCGGTGGATTAAAAAGAAAGGCTTGCCAGAAGTTACTAAATCCTGGCATAATTATATGGTAAAGAAACTTATTCAAGATTTTCAAGCCACTGTATTACAAGTTTCAGAAACTCCATATGATGAGAAAATAGTTTCCACAATTCCTGCAGTACAGTATGAATTTCCAACTGGATACCATCAG GATTTTGGGAGTGAGAGATTTCGTATACCGGAAGCTCTCTTTGACCCTAGTATGGTGCAAATGCGGGGAGGTATGGTTGGCAATACTATGCTAGGAGTAGGTCACATTGTACAAACCAGTGTTGGTATGTGTGATGTTGATGTAAGGCCAGCCCTATATGGAAGTGTCGTTGTTACAGgcggaaattcatttattcag GGCTTCCCAGAGCGTTTAAATAGAGACCTGTCCATGAGAATACCATCTAGTATGAGATTGAAATTAATTAGCGTGAACGGATGCGCTGAACGACGATTTGGAGCTTGGATCGGTGGATCTATATTAGCTTCGATTGGAACTTTCCAGCAAATGTGGATCTCCAGTCAAGAATATGAAGAAAGCGGAAAGAGTCAAGTAGAACGAAAATGTCCATAA
- the LOC117226380 gene encoding odorant receptor 13a-like gives MNVENYIFINLFVLKFVGLYPINVIRYVICFSCVILIVIPLIAHVNKNRDNLNDLLETSSTLLTILLGILKSLIWFFKRKKLEFLIDFMLTDYWRLGEISVFKHLQEYAIRAKNVTRGYLFLICNALLLFFSVPIIDIITNNSTVLKDFPFVATYPSGFYNFPYYETVYISQMIATSICGLMILATDTLIASALLHTCGHFQILKENLKQVDSDIYCLNNLKNNSESISAISCRIKIQIAHIIKHHQVILWFCDNMEKNFHLMLLLQTLASSLIFCFVGLQVSTTLMDQSKLMRYGSHLIMAVFQLLLFCLPGDMLISQSSGIRQAVYSIQWYRLSTSIRCETWMIMLRSQKPSYITAGKLYIMHLENFSATLSTALSYFMMFRSFGLEA, from the exons atgaatGTTGAAAACTACATATTCATAAACCTGTTTGTTCTCAAATTTGTTGGACTTTATCCAATAAATGTTATAAGATATGTTATATGCTTTAGTTGCGTTATACTCATAGTTATACCATTAATAGCGCACGTTAATAAAAATCGGGACAATCTGAACGATCTTTTGGAAACAAG TTCTACTTTACTGACAATATTGCTTGGTATATTAAAGTCCTTAATCTGGTTTTTTAAGAGAAAAAAATTGGAATTTCTTATTGACTTCATGCTAACAGATTATTGGAGATTAGGCGAAATTAGTGTTTTTAAACACTTACAGGAATATGCAAT ACGTGCTAAAAACGTTACAAGGGGCTACCTATTTTTAATATGTAATGCTTTACTACTTTTCTTCAGTGTGCCTATCATTGATATAATTACTAATAACTCGACTGTTCTAAAAGACTTTCCATTTGTTGCAACATATCCTTCGGGTTTTTATAACTTTCCATACTATGAG ACGGTTTATATATCTCAAATGATAGCAACAAGTATTTGTGGTTTGATGATTCTTGCAACCGACACTTTAATTGCAAGTGCTTTACTCCACACATGTggtcattttcaaatacttaaaGAGAATTTAAAGCAAGTAGACTCAGATATTTACTGT ttgaataatttaaaaaataattcagaaaGCATAAGTGCAATTTCGTGCAGAATAAAGATTCAAATAGCGCACATTATTAAGCATCATCAAGTGATACTTTG GTTTTGTGACAATATGGAAAAAAATTTTCATCTGATGCTGTTACTGCAAACTCTGGCCAGTAGTCTCATATTCTGTTTTGTCGGTTTACAAGTTTCTACA ACATTAATGGATCAATCTAAGTTAATGAGATATGGTTCTCATTTAATAATGGCAGTGTTCCAATTACTGCTTTTCTGTTTGCCTGGGGATATGTTAATCTCTCAg AGTAGTGGCATACGTCAAGCTGTGTATTCTATACAATGGTATAGATTATCCACTTCTATCAGGTGTGAAACATGGATGATCATGTTACGTTCGCAAAAACCTAGTTACATTACAGCAGGGAAACTGtatattatgcatttagaaaACTTCAGTGCG ACTCTCAGTACTGCACTATCATATTTCATGATGTTCCGTAGCTTCGGTTTGGAAGCTTAA